In Dasypus novemcinctus isolate mDasNov1 chromosome 8, mDasNov1.1.hap2, whole genome shotgun sequence, the genomic stretch CCTGGGAAGGCAGCTTGGTGGTCTCTGCTCAAACCAACTGAACAGCAACTGGCCTGCATGTGCTGAGGACCATGGAAGGcacaatgtctacatcctttaggTAAGGAAAACACACTTATGAAAGGTGTCGTCTCACATATCAATTATAGAAAATTAGCTGAAAGTCCAGAAGTtagaaaggtagaagaggaactctCCATCAGGAAATTATTAGGAGATACAGATAATACTACGATTTCCATCCAGTGATGGCCACCCGCAATGGAGCCAGGGCTTGTGAGAAGGCATGATGAAAAAGATCACAGGGGACCTGTCACTTAACAGCAAAACCACGAAATTTCTCTTTACCCAGGAGCAGCCTGAAGGAAGACAGACTGAAGCAGGAGGGCAGCACTAGGTCAGTCACCCGTGGATGCATAGAGACTTCAGCCATCCGTATCCTTCCACCTTCACCATGCCACCATCCCTCAAGAGCAGTGTTGGATGTATACAATATTGCAGCCCTGAGAGCATTTTTAAGCAAAACTACCTTTATTTACATTTACTATACAACTCCTAAAACTACCACTCCTCATCCCCCACCATGGGGATCACGTTCACATTGGAAAGTCTTTGAAGACCCCCACTGCACTCCCCACAATCTCTAGAACTGCCAAGGAACAGCAGGAGGGCCAGGAAGCAGCATTTAGAGTCACTTGGCTAAAGCAAGAGGAAAAGTACTCTGGGGGTCCACAATGGAAGGTCTGATATGTGGAGAGTTTGGTCCCACTGCTCCCTACTCTCTACATCGGGGCTTCttccttctatgatccaaaagtTGGTCACATGTTCTTTTTTGAGGATGAGAAGATTGACTTGCACCCAGAGCCACTGTTTGCCTGCCAGAGGCCTCAAAGTCAGCTATGAGGTGGGATTTGCTTTCAGCAGAAGATGGACCTTCAACTAAAGCTGTGTTTGGAGTCTTGCCATCAGGTCGAGGAGTTTGATTGTGACCTCTTTTCACAGATGATGCAGGCAGGGATGCTCCATGGGCTCCCTTTATTCCAGAGGTTTGACGGCCAGAGTGAGGGGGGGGACTCATGACAAATCTCCATGGCAGCAGGTGATGTTGTGGAGCCAAGAGGAATGCAAGGCTGGGGAGTTGCTCATCTTCCTCTTCATTGGACCCATCTGCAGGCTTGGATTTTGCACTTACAGAAGAGATTTCTTGCAGAGCCACATCATCTCTGTTTCCGGATCTAGGGGAAGAGTGTCTTTGGTGTTGGTGAGGATAGcacatttgtttctttatgatttgAGGATCCTCTTGACTCCTTGAAAAGACAGCAATGTCTTCAGGGATAGCcaggctgttgtctgctctgccaTCCAAATGTACGGTAGCACTACTGACTTTAACCCCTAGAAGTTGGCCGTGGTCAGCTTTACTCTCTGCATCATTTCTACACTTGCACATGGAAGGAAATGAGCCCAATCCAGGTGTTTCATAAGTTGGAGGTGCTTCCACACCCTCTTTCAAGGACAGCAGACGCTTCTCAACCAGCTGTGTCAAGGAAATAGACAATTAATGATTCTACAGATGTTGCTCATATGAGGTGGCTGAATGGGTAATGGAGATGACTGCACTTGGTCAGAAGGCAGGTCAATTTTGCATACATATATTGTAGTTCATTCTGCCCATCTTCCTATGCATTATTCCCAAACTTTCAATCCCAACCACTCCTACCCCACACCTCTACATAATTTCCTCCCTACTGGTTCCCCACTTGCTCCCACACCTTCAGTTGTTTTTCTCCAGAAGCCATGCCACCCAAGACAAAGTAAGTTAGACAAGGTCATGTGGATTCCATGTTGTGAGATTCCCTCCCAACATTGGTTTACCTGGTTGGGTGTGAGTCCTTGCTCTTGCTGCAGCTCCTCTGTTAGGGACAAGAAGTCTACATGAGCTCCTGGGGAAAGCAATTCTGCTAAGAATCGAGGGTGAATGACAGCCTCCACCTGGGAACAGTAATAAAAGGGGATTGAGCGCCCTTGAGAAAGAGCCACCTGTCACTTTTGGAAGCAGGAGGGAATTCATTGTCACTGCACCTCAGTCTGCAATCGGTGGATGTTTTGGACCATGACCTCCACCagctacacacatacacactcacacatgcacacacacatacacacacacaaagagtcAGAAACTCATACATGTGCACACTCCATGCTGCACACGAGAAAAGGAAAAGACCCAAGTTTCAAAAGACTGGGAAAGAAGCACAGACTTTAACATGCTGACAGAGCTAAAAGTAGGGAATCTGCTAGACACCACACCTAAAATCCACCCACCTTGGTGATGAAGTCTTCCTCTGCACACAGCTGGTCGATGTAGCTGAGGAGATCCGGGTCTGCATACATTCCATCATCTTCCTGCTGCCCATGTTCTTCCTCTTCCCATTTTCCATCTTCCCCCTCAGAGGCTGGGTGCACAGACCCCACCAGCCCTTCCATGAGGTCAATGTACTCCTTTACAGCTTCAGGTGGTATCTCCTTGGGGGCCTTTCTCTTCACAGTCCGCCGGTGTCTGCGTTGTCTCTGGCTGGTAACCTTAGCCTTGGGGCCTGACCTTTTTGGAATGGGCACTAAAGGTAGGGACAGAGATCCAGAAGTGAAAGTGGCATGAATCTCCAACTTTTTATCTGCCAACCATGTATTGGTTAGAGCaatattttagagataggaaatgCTTCCACTTGGTTCAAGCTAATCTGAAACTAAATGAACATTTACAGGATAAAATTTAAGAGAATAATGATCTTAGAGACAGTTTCTATACAAGAAAAAGAGGAACTTCTGACATTCAAAGATATCCCTTCATCCATCCCCTAATCACcaggaatattatataaatgtgtcTCTTTGACCGTCAAGATGATAGTGTAGTTATGACACCTGAGAAAATTGACCTAGCCCATGACAAAGGTTAACTGAGAACCTAGGGCCTTGATGGGTTTCTCTGTTAGAAATACAGAAGCAAATCTTGAAGGGAATGTAGCACATGTCAGTCCTATTGCCTTCCCTCAGTCCCCTTTGGGCCTTGACTTCTCTTGGAATGTGGTGAGCCATACCTGGCTTCTGGCCTTCCACAATGCCTGGGGGCACCTGTGGATGAAGATATGGAGGGGCTGGTGTTGGAGGGTGCTGGAAACCTTTCCTCTCCTCCAACATCTGAACCTGCCTCTCTTCTTCAATTTCAAATTTTTTGAACCTAGCATGGGCGGAAGGCACAAACAGTGTTGAGAAGATGGCCTGGCCCACTGTGATGCCTAGAAAGAGAGATCAGCACCAACAATATGGGAAACTTAAGTGTCTTGGGTGGGTTATCATGGTCTTGGATAACTGCTTTTCCAAGAGGGGTGTTACTTCCAGCAGTACAACCACAGTTCTGGGGTACTTCATGAGGTCACCACATCATCCCTTCACATACAACAAAACTCATCATCACTTAAGGGGAATGTTAAAGAAATGAATCAATCCAGGACTTGGCAGTTTTTCAAGGTCGAGTCTACAGGTTGTAATTGCTTCAATAACCCTCCTTCAGCTAGGATCCAGTGGACTTAAGCAATCTTGGTATAGGTTGTTTAATTAAATTAGCCAATGTGATCTATGGCAGGATCACAAAGGTGAGCCACCACCCCCAAGCCAATGATGTCATAGCATAAACTATACAGATGAGCTGACAGTCCCAAGCTGGGATCTGGGATGTTGATACTGTAAATAAAGCAGGGATCAGTGCCCAGATCTATGAATCTGAGAGCCTTAGAACAGTAAACCTAATGAAGAATTGCAGTGAAGAAATGCTtggaaagaaagtagaaggaaatatTATGGAAGAGATTCAATTTCCAACGCtgacctttttatttctttttattttttgtcattgctTTGTGTGTTAGTCAAGGGTTTAACATGCAGTAAAAGCTGAATGACTCATTCACAGGATGTCTGAGACCCTGGCATCCCCTAACTAACCTCATCCAACTCTATCTCATTCTGGGATGACAGGGAGCAATTTGGACATTATCTTATGAGAAGAGGTGGGCCCAAAGTTCTATACCAAGAGGCTCCAGGTGCCCAGACAGCTGGAACATGCCTTGTAGAGCATGTCACCACCACACAGTACCTACAACCTGGAGGCTTAATGCCATTGGGATCTGCAGGAATTACCCCCAACCCCATCCTAAGACCTTCAATTTCATGATACCTGCAGACCCAATATCAGAGACAGGTTGAGCATCTTATGAACAGATGGTGTAAAAAAGTCCCAGTACTCAAGGTGAAAGTGACTGCATGGAGGAGTTGATCCTTCAATATCCAGGGAATTCTGCCCTAGTTGACACCCCCTACtctaaatattccttctattGACAACCAACAATGCAAGACGCCTGTCTGACTTCATCCTCCTCCATTACACCCGGCCACAACACCCCACAAATTAACAAGGATCCTGGAACTCACTTTGCTGCCATCTCATAGTAGATCATCCGGTCAAAGTTGCTTGTGTGCCGCCACTCCTGCACGGCCAGCTGCAGTCCTGCCTCCAGGGTCATGGTAGGCTTCCGACGGGCCAGCGATcgaagcactgggctaaaattCCCCATGTCAGTAATATTCTACATGCATCTCCTCCTACCCCTTCTGGCACCACCCAACAAACATGACCTGAACCCCATCATATCTATCTACCATCTGTCCATTCATGTCCTCCTTGCAATGTGTACTCTGTAATTTTAAGTACATCTGCCTTAGACGATCCCTGACTGAACATCAAATATCAATACTAgcattcatttctgaaagaccAGCTCAATGAAAGGATTATTTTGGAATCCCTGACTTCCCTTTGTATCTTCAGTGGCACTGTGtattgaatgaactgggagaaaaCATTAAAAGCAATTTTTGCGCATATACCCAGGAGTCAAAAGTCTGAGCATTTAAGTTGTATCCCAGGTGATTATGAAGTTATCAGTCTTCGGGAAACAGAACATCAGAGTATGAAGAGGCGGATTTAACGTCCAAAGCCAAAGGTCGTTGaagcccatgcccacagagagcccTGGGCTGGCTCAAGATACAGCGGATCAGGCTGCTGACTGCATTTGAGGGTTTGCTCCAAAAGGGAAGATAGAGTGTTCAAGAATGTGGGAGAATAATTAAGACTGTTAAACTGGAAATTTGGTGGACTTCCTTGAATTATTCACTGGGGCAGAGGATATTTTTAGGAGTTCCAAAAttgaaaagagggaagtggatttgacccaatggagAGGGCGCccatctaacacatgggaggtccaaggttcaaacccaaggcctcctgactcatATGATGAGccggcccatgagcagtgctgatgcgcgcaaagaatgccctgccacacaggagtgtcccccacataggggagccccacacacaaggagtacacctataaggagagccgtccagcacaaaaaaactgcagcctgcccaggaatggcaccgcatacacagagggctggcgcagcaagatgactcaacaaaacaaagcacagattccaggtaccgctgacaagaatacaagtgaacacagaagaacacacagcaaatggacacagacaggagacaagcgggggggggagggagagaaataaatgaaaaataaattttttttttaaatttgaaaagatgttttaataaaaaataagtgtgctGTTATTTGATATAGGCTCTATTGCAGTTGACCTATAATCTTACTGGGGCAGTGCAGAGTAGAGACATGGCAGTTCTGGGTGGAAAGAGAACACTATCATCATCACTAATGTTTCTATCTTACAGTAAGAATAGCCCATGGTCTTGGACCACATTGCTAACCATCTATTCACACTCTTTAGCTAGGATATTTTGCCTTTTGTGaggtatttttctcttctccactgtcttttcaaaaccttaaaatgataataataatataacaataacaaaaactaaGAATTATAATAATAAGACAAAAGACTAGTTATCATGTAATGAAGCAAAGCATGAGCTGTTTAGTCGATGAAGCACTTAGTGTTTTAGCTCATGTAACCATCTCAGCAATaatctgaaataaatggaagaaatcctTAGAGGTGAAGTTACCAAGTGAGGTCACCTCTCCAGGATTACAAATTGAGTGAGGGGGAGCCCAAGCACTTCATGACTATACAGTTTTTACCACCTCCCAGTTCTGGTTGGAATTCTCCAGAACAATGTGGATGGGGGCAAACTAGAGTGATTTGCCTGATCCCTGCACCCACCACCATCATCTGTGGGTTTGGCTTTGTCTGGACAACACATGCTCAAGTCTTGTGCTGGAAGGTAGTGTGCAAGGGGAGGTCTGTGATGTTCGTAGTCACACCTCCATTCAAATCAAGTCTCCTCACTTTATCACAGGACACCTCTCTGATTGTTACTTTTTATGTAAATGGTTACTAGGATgatagaaaagtagaaaatgtcTGGACACCCAATATATGGAGGTTAGTATCAATTGTGATAGACACCTGAAAATAAGTCATAAGCTAGAAATACATCTTCTCTCATCATGACCTACTGTCAAGTATTTCTAGAGACCTTAACCTGGGGAATCCACCCCCTAGTCCTCTGTATCTGAATGTTTCAAAACAGTCAAATGTGTCTCCAAGAGGAAGCCACTCACatgagaaagcaggaaagagcttCAGCATCAGGACTTGGGGGAATGTAACTCCCGGCCAGGGACTTGAAGCGCTGCCAACGTCGGAAGTTCTGGTAAACACTCTTGGGATTACAGGAGTCATCCGTTGACTGGGTGGAGGGAGGACCACCCTTCCTGGAGGGCCCCTGTGGCCTGGAGAAAGCATTCCCTGGAGGAATACTGGGGGCCAGCTGGGCAGCTGGTGGTGGAGCTTGAGGAGGAAGGCCTGGGGTCCAGCCTCCCTCAGCAGCCTGGGTGCACCCCACAGCCAAGCCTGGGATAAAGGGCTCCCCAGCAGAGGCTCTCAAGATCCCAGGAGGGGCCTGCTGAGCACCCCCACAGAGGATCCTTGGGACAGTCGAAATGTGGGGCAtctgaggaaggacaaagggCTGAGTAGGAGGGGGCTCTGCTGGTCCCCCTAGTTTTCTGATTTGGATAATGGCTTTGTCACCTCCAGTCCCACTGGTGACAAGGCCCCCATTTCCTGTCACCAACTGTGGTCTGGGGAAAGCAGGCAGCATTGAACTgccaggaaggaaagatggattCAAGACTGGGGGTGGGTGCTGCCCCCAGGGAGGTGGGTGTGGTGGGCCAGGAATGGGTGGGGGGATTGGCAGGGCAGTGATGGGATACAGGGAGGCTCCAGAGTTCATGGTCATGTCTGGTCCCAGCACTGGAGATGCTGTAGAGACAAGGAAATGCATGTATTTAGAGGCCACAAAGGCTACACTCTTGAGGCTATCAGGGACTGTCCTTTACTCATTAGGAAATTGAGAGCTGTAAATGTGCTTATTAAACATTTCTTCCCCTAAGCGGCTCTAGATCTATCCAGACATAACTAAGatagttttctattaatctaatcatAATAATTACCCTTCATTCTTAGTTCCCAAAAGGACATTTACCAGAACATCCCAGTTCTGCTTACAGGAATAACAAGAATAAAATGTCAGCTCAAAGCGAAACCACAGAAAAGCATCAGAAACACCAATCTCTAAATCTACACTGTCACTGATAAATCACTGAAACTGGGAAAAAGTTAGGAGTTTAACATGCTTGAGATAACAgaggactgagaaattgcatgtaCCCTCCTCAGAACGCCCTGGAAGATCCAAAGTCATCACttgatttttgtttcttgttttttgtttttgacttgcttttcttctcagctctcccatttttttccctataaaaaTTCGAGTTCCAatcctcactttgaactggttttgggaagattctcccagttccttgcttgtgcacttacaataaatcaccttctcactgagagacgtttctcctttgtggtgctggaTCACGCATGTCATTCTATTGGAAGAGCCATGCATATGGTAAGAGAATCAGAATGATGAATTTCAATAAGTGAGCAGGCACATAGTGGAGAAACTTCAGAATAGCAAGTGTCCCTCTAGTGATTTTAGGTTCCAGAACTCCAGATGAGAGTCTTCCCAGAAGAGAACTTGCTCCCAGTTCAGTGAGGCTCCCAGACCTCTCAGTGCCAAGGAGAAAGAAGTCCTTGCTATCAACAGATGAAAGCCCCTCTCTGAGGAAATCGCTGCCAGAAATTTAGCCTGACTCAATATCTCTAGTGAAGACATTCAGTCAGCCTCTTGACCAAAGACCTGgtatctttgggaaaaaaacccCTTAGCATGCTCACAAGCAGATGAGGGTTGGTCTCTTGGGTACGTTCTAGGCTGCACAGGGATGTTATGAAGGCAGTAAATTCTTAAGAGTATTGTCCCCATCATCTCTTCAGACTGTTAAAAACACTacaactactactactactattagtGATAGAGGAAAGTATACCTAATtgtatctcttctccttcccctctttgaaaaagaaatcacACATCATTGAGCTttttactgaaaacaaatagCACCCACTGTCTATCCCAGACCATGAAGTATTCGTGGAATATGAGCAACATCTTCAtctcaactttaaaatgaagGGCAGAGGGCTCGCCAAgaggaataagagaagatgaAGTGGTCTGAACATCTGAGTTTGTACAATTtaagaaaaagtcataaaattcAGGTGAAtccaatctctaaaacttgcTGAAGTTACCAAAACTGCCCTGGCAACatcaaatcaaagaaaatatttgccagGAGTGAAAGCAAAGATGTCTCTGGGCTGGTAGGAGCTTAGAGGCGCTGGCCTGGGGCAGTTTGAGTAACTTCCAGGCTAGCTCACAGACAGGATATTTCACTGCTGCCTTGGCCAAGATAACTCCACTGAAAAGTTTTTTACATTAGACCATTGATTCTAACTGTCCCCGTATgatctcatttattcatttactccaGGTCATATTCCAGTAAAATCATAAATTCCTAGGTGCCTGAGGACATGACAAAGTATGGAGGCAAGCCTCTCTATGCCACCACACAACATAATCCCATGAAAATTTACTATGCTTGTGATGTGATTTTATTCTAGAGAGAATCTATTCCTGTTCCCATCCTTTGTCTTACCCATTGTAATTACTCTGACATATCTAGATCTACCTTTTAAGGAGACCCCTTCCTCAACTGTAAGTCTCAGGTTTCCAACCTACCCCCCAAATTCCAGGTGAGAGTTTCTTGGTGGAGTCCAGTGATTTCTCCTTCCTCTAGTACATCTCAAATCTTGTCCAAAGAAGACGGgtgaaatttgaatttctatgGATTTGAAGGTTATCAGGGCCAGTGAAAACACATTGCCTTATCATAAACGCTTACCTTCTTTTGAAGTCACCTCTGTACACTTGGACACTGACCACTGCTATCTGGCAACCTCTAGGGAAGATTCAATTCCACGACTCAGAGAGTGACCTGCTGCCAACAGATTCTCAGGAGCCCAAGGAAAGGATGGAGAAGTTTGAATCTAAACAGGACTAGAATGTAGCACTGAGATATTCTACAGTGGGGGAGGGTCAGAGGGCAGGTGGgcctgaggtgggggaggggagaatttcATCCAGGACTCTGACAGGGGAAAATGCAGGTGGTCCCTTCAAAGTATAAATGGACAGCACAATTATTATGTACTTCATTAGAGCAGTTTATTGATTCTTCTTAATTTATAGCACGAAGGCTTATTCCTCGGTTCTATACTTGAATTTTTTATAAATACACATAGGTTTGTGCTGCAAAGTCCCTCTACATCAAAGAGCTCGATGCTTGTAGGCATACAGGAAAaaactttgctttttttctcttttaatggtTTTGATTGCTTTTAACAGGTAAACTTTACATTGTCTGAAAGTCCAATTTTGCAAATGGAAAAGGCAGTGACAAGTCTTGCACCCACCCCTTTCCACTGGCAACCCAGTCCACATCATCAGaggaaattaatattaattgcttgtttttcatttttccggaaaaatatcatgcaactaaaaacaaacacagtGTAAATTCATTGTGAAcgttttcagttttatttctgattataaatAGTATATACAATAGCATATATATTATCTAGTGTCAATTTTACTGCAATTACTGTCTTTCGGCTGGTACCTTGTTTTCAACTTTGATTTCCTTAGGATAGACTACAAGGAAAAGTTCTTCAATtactaaaacattaaaaatatccctaAGAATAATGTTGccagatttagaaaataaagatgtATAAACCCCAGTAAAATTTGAAacaacaaattatattttatcatgtCTCAAAATGTATATGACAAATATATGCcaatatgcattgtttttctgagATTCAAATTTAATTAAATGTCCTCTATTTTAGCAGGCAACACAACATAAGAGGTGTAACCCATTAAGTTCTTAATAGTTACTCACCCCATgcagaaaaagaaagcactgaaCCTACAGTAAAGACACCTGAATTAATATCTATGCTCCACCCAAATACACCATTTTTACATTTCTAGTGAAACAGAAAACAGTCACAGGAAGTATAACTAAGTCTGCATTTTTAGTCTACTTCATCGCTAAGAAACCACCTAAGAATTTTGCCTCAAGATTTAAGGACCCAAAAAAGCGAGGAACTAGTTTCTGGGCTCAGATGATCAAATGTCCTGATGAAAGCTATAAAAAATATAGCCTTCAAAGAAAATCTTGCTGAGTCCGCACTTACATCGCATATTAAATAAACACActaaaaaaatattctaatatggAAAAAGTCCCAGGATACACACTAGCAATGGAGTTcagagaaagcacagctttgtAGGGTTTTCCAGGTCTAAACTTCAATGCCAGGATTGTTCTATAAGGCACCCTGCCTCTGATTATGAAAAGGAGCATATTTTATGAAAGGCCATGaacaagaagaaaataagtgCAGCCAAGGCGTGCACAAGCAATTCTTCCAATCTGACGACACTGCCCTAGGCTAGACCTCTTCTAAAAATACTTCATAGAGGACCCTATCTCAGTGCAGGGAACTATCTTGCAGATCTGTAAGTATGAAAGTTGTGAGTGGTCCTTTCCCACGTGCTCTTTCCCAGCGCCATGAATGGCTGCTCAGGTTCCTGGAGAAGAGGCGTGGCCTGGACACGCCCCACAGCGCCTTCTGAGGCTCCACCTCCCgcctctcctccaggcccctcccAGGACCCGTCCCtgcagggctggcagcctggcgcATGCGCACGTGGCTCTGGGGGCGGGGCTCTGGGGCACAAGCTCTCTGGTCCTCCAACCGCCGCAGGCGTCGGTTGGGAACCTTTTCCTGAAAGGAGACGCACGTGCACAGGGGGGAGGGCGCGCCCCTAGCGGTGAcgccggggtggggggagcgggggagaGCAGGGGTTGTGCCATGACCCTGACCCCCCCCACCGCTTCCACCCCCCCTGCTTTTATATATCagttgcataaaaaataaaagtgatgctATGCAATCTCATGGCTTTGTAAGGGTGTCTCTGAGC encodes the following:
- the LOC131279565 gene encoding NUT family member 2G-like, which translates into the protein MWVEGNTGGPAPREKVPNRRLRRLEDQRACAPEPRPQSHVRMRQAASPAGTGPGRGLEERREMPHISTVPRILCGGAQQAPPGILRASAGEPFIPGLAVGCTQAAEGGWTPGLPPQAPPPAAQLAPSIPPGNAFSRPQGPSRKGGPPSTQSTDDSCNPKSVYQNFRRWQRFKSLAGSYIPPSPDAEALSCFLIPVLRSLARRKPTMTLEAGLQLAVQEWRHTSNFDRMIYYEMAAKFKKFEIEEERQVQMLEERKGFQHPPTPAPPYLHPQVPPGIVEGQKPEKPIKALGSQLTFVMG